A genomic region of Scomber japonicus isolate fScoJap1 chromosome 5, fScoJap1.pri, whole genome shotgun sequence contains the following coding sequences:
- the rfwd3 gene encoding E3 ubiquitin-protein ligase RFWD3, with protein MEAMEVDSPMELQTGSIRQPEAAAAVRAEVVDGPHVISDSGSSTEVDDDDDDEDGNGGRQATARAPPFLLPAAWAFSQRAVGGATTSASQGAPIRRRLRQGLRVHYPSQTAAPSRGFPDFLLRAPAATVAEPESGSTTEVSESDEEEEERDDEERAPVAAATAEPAQPPPSAGPQPGASSPAQEAPTAADAERTDAQTLDVKSLPAASALAPPPPSEEGEGDTCTICFEPWTTAGEHRLAALRCGHLFGFTCIQRWLKAQGPAAKCPQCNKKAKRSDIVLLYAPKLRALDNTEQESLKKSLEQEQSLRRKAELESAQYKLKLQVVTNKYGQAQQELQELRALMAQAGRSSTPSSSSSFSSSSSSSSSSSSLLLGLSQRADGSRAGQYSFSKAVLLTQAGGCRVLSYCEPLSCLLASQPSPHSTLVPGCGVKKVSVVTMKASQYVPIHSKQIRGLSFNRQNDSLLLSAALDNTIKLTSLLTNTVVQTYNAGKPVWSCCWCLDNSNYVYAGLSNGSVLVYDTRDTSTHVQELQPLRSRCPVASLCYVPRAASSSFPCGGLIAGSLEGGCFWEQVNENTYRPHMLPLETAGCTDIQVETESRHCLVTYRPGETLTSDP; from the exons ATGGAGGCGATGGAGGTGGACTCTCCCATggagctgcagacaggaagcatCAGGCAGCCTGAAGCCGCCGCCGCAGTACGAGCCGAGGTCGTAGATGGACCGCACGTCATCTCCGACTCCGGGAGCAGCACGGAAGTGGAcgacgatgacgatgacgaAGATGGAAACGGAGGACGGCAGGCGACGGCTCGGGCGcctcccttcctgcttcctgccgCCTGGGCGTTCAGTCAGAGAGCCGTGGGAGGAGCCACGACGTCAGCGTCTCAGGGAGCGCCCATACGCAGGAGGCTCAG acAGGGCCTCAGGGTGCACTACCCCAGTCAGACTGCAGCGCCCTCTAGAGGTTTCCCTGACTTCCTGCTTCGCGCTCCGGCCGCCACCGTAGCCGAACCGGAGTCCGGCAGCACGACGGAGGTCAGCGAGTctgacgaggaggaagaggagagagacgaCGAAGAACGCGCTCCCGTTGCCGCGGCGACCGCTGAACCCGCCCAGCCCCCCCCTTCTGCCGGCCCTCAACCTGGAGCCTCCAGTCCAGCACAGGAAGCTCCAACCG CTGCAGACGCTGAGAGGACAGACGCTCAAACTCTGGACGTTAAG tcgCTCCCTGCTGCCTCTGCTTTAGCTCCGCCTCCTCCCAGCGAGGAGGGCGAAGGTGACACCTGCACCATCTGCTTCGAGCCGTGGACGACGGCCGGCGAGCACAGACTGGCCGCTCTGCGCTGCGGTCATCTGTTCGGCTTCACCTGCATCCAACGCTGGCTGAAAGCTCAGGGACCCGCGGCTAAATGTCCTCAG TGCAACAAGAAAGCGAAACGTTCAGACATCGTTCTGCTTTATGCTCCGAAGCTCAGAGCGCTGGACAACACGGAGCAGGAGAGTCTGAAGAA gtctcTGGAGCAGGAGCAGTCTCTGAGGAGGAAAGCTGAACTGGAATCAGCTCAGTACAAACTGAAGCTTCAGGTCGTCACCAACAAATACGGACAAGCACAACAGGAGCTGCAG GAGTTGAGAGCTCTGATGGCTCAAGCTGGGAGAAGTTcaactccttcctcttcttcctccttctcctcctcttcctcctcctcctcctcctcctcctcgctgctCCTCGGTCTCTCTCAGAGGGCCGACGGCTCCAGAGCGGGTCAGTACAGCTTCTCCAAGGCGGTGCTGCTCACTCAGGCCGGAGGCTGCAGAGTTTTATCCTACTGTGAACCTCTGAGCTGCCTGCTGGCCTCGCAGCCTTCTCCTCACTCCACGCTGGTTCCTG gCTGCGGGGTGAAGAAGGTGAGCGTGGTGACGATGAAGGCCAGTCAGTACGTTCCCATCCACAGCAAACAGATCCGAGGTCTGTCCTTCAACAGGCAGAacgacagtctgctgctgtctgctgctctgGATAACACCATCAAACTCACCAG cctGCTGACCAACACGGTGGTTCAGACCTATAATGCAGGTAAACCAgtgtggagctgctgctggtgtttgGACAACAGTAACTACGTCTACGCTGGTCTGAGTAACGGCTCCGTGCTCGTCTACGACACCAGAGACACAAGTACACACGTCCAGGAGCTGCAGCCGCTACGctccag gtgTCCCGTAGCGTCTCTCTGCTACGTCCCTCGTGCGGCGTCCAGCTCCTTCCCGTGTGGCGGTCTCATCGCCGGTTCTCTGGAGGGCGGATGTTTTTGGGAGCAGGTGAACGAGAACACGTACAGACCTCACATGTTGCCGCTGGAGACCGCCGGCTGCACCGACATCCAGGTGGAGACGGAGAGCCGACACTGTCTGGTCACCTACAGGCCAGGTGAGACCTTGACCTCTGAcccatga